Proteins from a single region of Halorubrum sp. 2020YC2:
- a CDS encoding MGMT family protein — MSVSGTSGVFAREFDEIGRTVQVGFAGGRVISVSFPGEPPADADGDHDLLDRIGAYLDGEREEFPEVALGLTVPTDRREVLESLRSVPYGEEVSVSQLARLGGFDPDDADDLEVVTGALADNPIPILLPDHRVVGGPHATPGDVRSALRRVEGV; from the coding sequence ATGAGTGTGTCGGGCACGTCCGGCGTCTTCGCTCGGGAGTTCGACGAGATCGGCCGCACCGTTCAGGTGGGCTTCGCCGGCGGTCGGGTCATCTCGGTGTCGTTCCCGGGGGAGCCGCCGGCGGACGCCGACGGCGACCACGACCTGTTGGACCGGATCGGGGCGTACCTCGACGGCGAGCGCGAGGAGTTCCCCGAGGTCGCGCTCGGGCTGACGGTGCCGACCGACCGGCGAGAGGTGTTGGAGTCGCTCCGGAGCGTGCCGTACGGCGAGGAGGTGTCGGTGAGCCAGCTCGCGCGGCTCGGCGGGTTCGACCCCGACGACGCCGACGACCTGGAGGTCGTGACGGGCGCGCTCGCGGACAACCCGATCCCCATCCTGCTCCCGGACCACCGGGTCGTCGGCGGACCGCACGCGACGCCGGGCGACGTCCGGAGCGCGCTCCGGCGCGTCGAAGGAGTATAA
- the cmk gene encoding (d)CMP kinase — translation MSGTPPEPDRRIDRNLFVTVSGPPGCGATTLVEGIAESLDCGYVSGGELFREIAAEHDMSLSQLIAETGESEEIDRALDRRLRRIAEKWGTANKAFVLESRLAGWIAGNRADIRIWLDAPDEVRADRTAERPEMTSEMQVREVIEEKRYNSYYGIDLSDRSIYDLVINTGRWDAEATLELALTGIESYDVDADEGAFDTPDFEI, via the coding sequence ATGAGCGGAACGCCGCCGGAGCCCGACAGACGGATCGACCGGAACCTGTTCGTCACCGTCTCCGGGCCGCCCGGCTGCGGCGCCACCACGCTCGTCGAGGGGATAGCCGAGTCGCTCGACTGCGGCTACGTCTCCGGCGGCGAACTGTTCCGCGAGATCGCGGCCGAGCACGACATGAGCCTCTCCCAGCTCATCGCCGAGACCGGCGAGTCCGAGGAGATCGACCGCGCGCTCGACCGGCGGCTCCGCCGGATCGCGGAGAAGTGGGGGACCGCGAACAAGGCGTTCGTGCTGGAGTCGCGGCTCGCGGGCTGGATCGCGGGCAACCGCGCGGACATCCGGATCTGGCTCGACGCGCCCGACGAGGTCCGCGCGGACCGGACCGCCGAGCGCCCGGAGATGACCTCCGAGATGCAGGTCCGCGAGGTCATCGAGGAGAAGCGGTACAACTCCTACTACGGGATCGACCTGAGCGACCGGTCCATCTACGACCTCGTCATCAACACGGGGCGGTGGGACGCCGAGGCGACGCTCGAGTTAGCGCTCACCGGGATCGAGAGCTACGACGTCGACGCCGACGAGGGCGCGTTCGACACGCCCGACTTCGAGATCTGA
- a CDS encoding ATP-dependent helicase, with product MIRVSEFTDRGDEAAARALLRDAVERGAVADPDFDPGSVPIDDADVLARLSPPVRRWWVERFGAHVDENGGFFTPPQREAIPHVDAGRNCLVAAPTGSGKTLASFLAVLDDLFARDRAGDLENSVYCLYVSPLKSLANDIERNLATPLEGIGEAIAAAEADESGAGGGEVGAGGGESDAAATPEAVPDDAYEPGVRQAIRHGDTSKADRQAMLSETPHVLNTTPETLAILLDSPKFKEKLRTVEYVIVDEIHSLAANKRGTHLSVSLERLTELARNGDAEGSDGITRIGCSATVEPLDGIASFLVGRDRVAGEVGDPDGFETRPCEVVDARFAREFDLELRTPAADLIHTPRSAVTDRFYESLRDLIESHENTLVFTNSRSGAERTLQELRQRFDYDESDSGCHHGSLGEAQRTRVEEGLKTGDLDVVTTSTSLELGIDMPHLDLVVQVGSPKSVAALLQRVGRAGHSPGETVEGRVFALDRDELIECATLLARAEAGFVDRVFPPEGAYDVAAQHVYGMAINRIRPDREIREVLRRAHPYRDFDDGDYERLFRYLTGDYDGLESKNVYPKVWRDANDPPDGEHHHPEFPVGETLVGKRGRLARVIYMTNVGTIPDSFSCDVFTRDDEWVGTLDESYLDTLESGDVFALGGERFAFRYRRGSKVYVDRTSERPTVPSWFAERLPLSADLAREVLAFQAELLDRLAGDDPNAGPAAARAWLREFPLDGDAVRALARMYDEQVRYAGPEAVSTPDRLVVEEELDRSEYKRRFYVHSIYGRRFNDGLSRLVAAEVANRTDANVAVAVADRGFSLALPLNRKVDVTGILADLDSETVREDLREAVRGTDLLQRYFRIDAGRSLMILKRYKGYEKSAAEQQVSAEMLLSFASELEEFAVLEETYRELLEDRLDVEGIREVVGRISTGDLSVEHRVVDSPSPLAFGLATLVDSDTVIADDESAVLREFHARVMEEIGEEPRGAADPSPEPTPDRRPD from the coding sequence GTGATCCGCGTGAGCGAGTTCACGGACCGCGGCGACGAGGCGGCCGCGCGGGCGCTCCTCCGCGACGCGGTCGAGCGGGGCGCGGTCGCGGATCCCGACTTCGACCCGGGGTCGGTCCCCATCGACGACGCCGACGTGCTCGCCCGACTCTCGCCGCCGGTCCGTCGCTGGTGGGTCGAGCGCTTCGGCGCGCACGTCGACGAGAACGGCGGTTTCTTCACGCCGCCGCAGCGGGAGGCGATCCCCCACGTCGACGCCGGCCGGAACTGCCTCGTCGCCGCCCCGACAGGCAGCGGGAAGACGCTCGCCTCCTTCCTCGCGGTCCTCGACGACCTCTTCGCGCGCGACCGCGCCGGCGACCTGGAGAACTCGGTGTACTGCCTGTACGTCTCGCCGCTGAAGTCGCTCGCGAACGACATCGAGCGCAACCTCGCGACCCCGCTCGAAGGGATCGGCGAGGCGATCGCCGCGGCGGAAGCCGACGAGAGCGGCGCGGGAGGCGGCGAGGTCGGCGCGGGAGGCGGCGAGAGCGACGCGGCCGCGACCCCCGAGGCGGTCCCGGACGACGCCTACGAACCCGGCGTGCGACAGGCGATCCGCCACGGTGACACCTCGAAGGCGGACCGGCAGGCGATGCTCTCGGAGACGCCGCACGTCCTCAACACCACGCCGGAGACGCTCGCGATCCTGCTCGACTCCCCGAAGTTCAAAGAGAAGCTCCGCACCGTCGAGTACGTGATCGTCGACGAGATCCACTCGCTGGCCGCGAACAAGCGCGGCACCCACCTCTCGGTGTCGCTGGAGCGGCTGACCGAGTTGGCACGGAACGGCGACGCGGAGGGGTCGGACGGGATCACCCGAATTGGCTGCTCCGCGACCGTCGAACCGCTCGACGGGATCGCCTCCTTCCTCGTCGGCCGCGACCGCGTCGCCGGCGAAGTCGGGGACCCCGACGGGTTCGAGACGCGCCCCTGCGAGGTGGTCGACGCGCGGTTCGCCCGCGAGTTCGACCTCGAACTCCGGACGCCGGCGGCCGACCTGATCCACACGCCGCGGTCGGCGGTGACCGACCGCTTCTACGAGTCGCTTCGCGACCTGATCGAGTCCCACGAGAACACGCTCGTGTTCACGAACTCCCGGTCTGGCGCCGAGCGCACTCTCCAGGAGCTCCGGCAGCGGTTCGACTACGACGAGTCGGACTCGGGCTGTCACCACGGGAGCCTCGGAGAGGCCCAGCGCACGCGGGTCGAGGAGGGGCTGAAGACGGGCGACCTCGACGTGGTCACCACCTCGACGAGCCTCGAACTCGGTATCGACATGCCCCACCTCGATCTGGTGGTTCAGGTCGGCTCCCCGAAGTCCGTCGCGGCGCTGCTTCAGCGCGTCGGCCGCGCGGGCCACAGCCCCGGCGAGACGGTCGAGGGGCGGGTGTTCGCCTTGGACCGCGACGAGCTGATCGAGTGCGCCACGCTGCTCGCGCGCGCCGAGGCGGGGTTCGTCGACCGCGTGTTCCCGCCGGAGGGCGCGTACGACGTGGCCGCCCAGCACGTGTACGGGATGGCGATAAACCGGATCCGACCCGACCGCGAGATTCGGGAGGTGTTGCGCCGGGCACACCCGTACCGCGACTTCGACGACGGCGACTACGAGCGGCTGTTCCGGTACCTCACGGGCGACTACGACGGGCTGGAGTCGAAGAACGTCTACCCGAAGGTGTGGCGCGACGCCAACGACCCGCCGGACGGCGAGCATCACCACCCGGAGTTCCCGGTGGGCGAGACGCTCGTCGGGAAGCGCGGCCGGCTCGCGCGGGTCATCTACATGACGAACGTGGGGACGATCCCCGACTCGTTCTCCTGTGACGTGTTCACGCGCGACGACGAGTGGGTCGGCACCTTAGACGAGTCGTACCTCGACACGCTGGAGTCGGGCGACGTGTTCGCCTTGGGCGGCGAGCGGTTCGCGTTCCGCTACCGCCGCGGCTCGAAGGTGTACGTCGACCGCACGAGCGAGCGCCCGACGGTCCCCTCGTGGTTCGCGGAGCGGCTCCCGCTGTCCGCGGACCTCGCCCGCGAGGTGCTGGCGTTCCAGGCCGAACTGCTCGACCGGCTGGCCGGCGACGATCCGAACGCCGGCCCGGCCGCGGCCCGCGCGTGGCTCCGCGAGTTCCCCCTCGACGGGGACGCGGTCCGCGCGCTCGCCCGGATGTACGACGAGCAGGTCCGATACGCCGGACCGGAGGCGGTCTCGACCCCCGACCGCCTCGTCGTCGAGGAGGAGTTAGACCGGAGCGAGTACAAGCGCCGCTTCTACGTCCACTCGATCTACGGCCGCCGGTTCAACGACGGCCTCTCGCGGCTCGTTGCGGCCGAAGTGGCGAACCGGACCGACGCCAACGTCGCCGTCGCCGTCGCGGACCGGGGGTTCTCGCTCGCCCTCCCCCTGAACCGCAAGGTCGACGTGACGGGGATCCTCGCTGATCTCGACTCGGAGACGGTCCGCGAGGACCTCCGCGAGGCCGTCCGGGGGACCGACCTGCTCCAGCGCTACTTCCGGATCGACGCGGGGCGCTCGCTCATGATCCTGAAACGGTACAAGGGGTACGAGAAGTCGGCCGCCGAACAGCAGGTGTCCGCCGAGATGCTGCTGTCGTTCGCGAGCGAGTTAGAGGAGTTCGCCGTGTTAGAGGAGACGTACCGCGAACTCTTAGAGGACCGGCTCGACGTCGAGGGGATCCGCGAGGTCGTCGGGCGAATCTCGACCGGCGACCTGTCGGTGGAACACCGCGTCGTCGACTCGCCCAGCCCGCTCGCGTTCGGGCTGGCGACGCTCGTCGACTCCGACACCGTCATCGCGGACGACGAGTCGGCGGTCCTCCGCGAGTTCCACGCCCGCGTGATGGAGGAGATAGGCGAGGAGCCGCGGGGCGCTGCCGACCCCAGCCCCGAGCCGACGCCGGACCGCCGACCGGACTGA
- a CDS encoding formyltransferase family protein gives MTRELTEITVVGGDKTGLIARVTSLLFERGINIEDLDQAVREGVFRMTTRVDTAEMETSRGELRRALAELGRELDVDIQVRFPSDRDARRVALLVTKETHAPEALLEAEANGELADDGAEAEIPVVIGNRGDLRSLAERYDKPFYDVGDGNGNTDEGRLLDLLAEYDVDLIALARYMRILSPEVVFRYEGRIVNVHPSLLPAFPGAEAYRQAKDAGVRVAGVTAHYVTTDLDQGPVIAQRAFDVPPGAAVEDIKRRGQPLEAEVLLDAVRLHLADAIAVHRGTVHVREDADVDAQFGLSEAAVDANPDEPVDGEPLGRSRPSPSDD, from the coding sequence ATGACCCGCGAACTGACCGAAATCACGGTCGTCGGAGGAGACAAGACCGGACTCATCGCGCGGGTCACCTCCCTGCTGTTCGAGCGCGGAATCAACATCGAGGACTTAGATCAGGCGGTCCGCGAGGGCGTCTTCCGGATGACGACCCGCGTCGACACCGCGGAGATGGAGACCTCGCGCGGCGAACTCCGCCGCGCGCTGGCCGAACTCGGCCGCGAGCTGGACGTCGACATCCAAGTGCGGTTCCCGAGCGACCGCGACGCCCGCCGGGTCGCGCTCCTCGTCACCAAGGAGACGCACGCGCCCGAGGCGCTGCTGGAGGCGGAGGCGAACGGCGAACTGGCCGACGACGGCGCGGAGGCGGAGATCCCGGTCGTCATCGGCAACCGCGGCGACCTCCGGTCGCTCGCGGAGCGCTACGACAAGCCCTTCTACGACGTGGGCGACGGGAACGGCAACACCGACGAGGGCCGCCTCCTCGACCTGCTGGCCGAGTACGACGTGGACCTGATCGCGTTGGCCCGCTACATGCGCATCCTCTCGCCCGAGGTCGTCTTCCGGTACGAGGGCCGGATCGTCAACGTCCACCCCTCGCTGCTCCCGGCGTTCCCCGGCGCGGAGGCGTACCGGCAGGCGAAGGACGCCGGCGTCCGGGTCGCGGGCGTCACCGCCCACTACGTCACGACCGACCTCGACCAAGGCCCGGTCATCGCCCAGCGCGCCTTCGACGTGCCGCCGGGCGCCGCCGTCGAGGATATCAAGCGCCGCGGGCAGCCCCTCGAAGCCGAGGTGTTGCTCGACGCGGTGCGGCTCCACCTCGCGGACGCCATCGCGGTCCACCGCGGGACCGTCCACGTCCGCGAGGACGCCGACGTCGACGCGCAGTTCGGGTTAAGCGAGGCCGCCGTCGACGCGAACCCCGACGAGCCGGTCGACGGCGAGCCGCTCGGTCGGTCCCGCCCGTCGCCCTCCGACGACTGA
- the purS gene encoding phosphoribosylformylglycinamidine synthase subunit PurS, with amino-acid sequence MTAYTATVTVRLKRGVLDPEAETTQQALERLGFELSDLRSADRFEVDLDAADADEAADRADEMAERLLANPTIHDYDVAVAER; translated from the coding sequence ATGACCGCGTACACGGCGACGGTGACGGTCCGGCTGAAGCGGGGCGTCCTCGACCCGGAGGCCGAGACGACCCAGCAGGCGCTCGAACGGCTCGGGTTCGAGCTTTCCGACCTCCGGTCGGCGGACCGCTTCGAGGTCGACCTCGACGCCGCCGACGCCGACGAGGCCGCCGACCGCGCCGACGAGATGGCCGAGCGACTGCTCGCGAACCCGACCATCCACGACTACGACGTGGCGGTCGCGGAGCGATGA
- the purQ gene encoding phosphoribosylformylglycinamidine synthase I: MTVAVVQFGGSNCDRDAVRALDHLGVDAERVWHEDGLPDDAEGVVLPGGFSYGDYLRAGAMAARAPIMAEVREAAADGTPVIGVCNGAQIGSESGLTSGAFTTNASARFQCEPVRLRVERADTPWTAAYDEGDVIEVPIAHGEGRFEIGEDAHADLVDDDRVLFRYCDADGNVTDAANPNGSTDNVAGVLGERETVAVLMPHPERATLPDLGRSTDGAGILRAFA, translated from the coding sequence GTGACGGTCGCCGTCGTCCAGTTCGGCGGCTCGAACTGCGACCGCGACGCCGTCCGCGCGCTGGACCACCTCGGCGTCGACGCCGAGCGCGTCTGGCACGAGGACGGCCTGCCCGACGACGCCGAGGGGGTCGTACTCCCCGGCGGCTTCTCCTACGGCGATTACCTCCGCGCCGGCGCGATGGCGGCCCGCGCGCCGATCATGGCCGAGGTCCGCGAGGCCGCCGCCGACGGGACCCCCGTCATCGGCGTCTGTAACGGCGCACAGATCGGCTCCGAGTCCGGGCTGACGTCCGGCGCGTTCACCACGAACGCCTCCGCGCGCTTCCAGTGTGAACCCGTCCGCCTACGCGTCGAGCGCGCGGACACGCCCTGGACCGCCGCCTACGACGAGGGCGACGTGATCGAGGTCCCCATCGCGCACGGCGAGGGGCGCTTCGAGATAGGCGAGGACGCCCACGCCGACCTCGTCGACGACGACCGCGTCCTCTTCCGCTACTGCGACGCCGACGGGAACGTCACCGACGCCGCCAACCCGAACGGCTCGACCGACAACGTCGCCGGCGTCCTCGGGGAGCGCGAGACGGTCGCCGTGCTGATGCCCCACCCCGAGCGCGCCACGCTCCCGGACCTCGGTCGCAGCACCGACGGCGCGGGGATCCTCCGGGCGTTCGCCTGA
- a CDS encoding SHOCT domain-containing protein encodes MTALGPFGAAPLMGGMAGSGMAGGMGGWTFVFPLVALLAVAALLAAGVVGVGVLASETDDESAASEPGETPVERLKRRYAEGELSEAEFERALERELEREGVDGLDAGATAETEPIGEGERER; translated from the coding sequence ATGACTGCTCTCGGACCCTTCGGCGCCGCGCCGCTGATGGGTGGCATGGCCGGTTCGGGGATGGCGGGCGGGATGGGAGGCTGGACGTTCGTCTTCCCCCTCGTCGCGCTGCTCGCCGTCGCGGCGCTGCTCGCCGCGGGCGTCGTCGGAGTCGGAGTCCTCGCGAGCGAGACCGACGACGAGTCGGCGGCGAGTGAACCCGGCGAAACGCCCGTCGAGCGCCTCAAGCGTCGGTACGCGGAGGGCGAACTCTCGGAGGCGGAGTTCGAGCGCGCGCTGGAGCGCGAACTGGAGCGCGAGGGGGTCGACGGACTCGACGCAGGGGCGACCGCCGAGACGGAACCGATCGGAGAAGGGGAACGAGAGCGGTAA
- a CDS encoding VOC family protein — translation MNARHIDHVNLRIPEDGAADAREFYGEKLGFGIEDALYAADEKPFFDVRLSATAVIHLWPTDEFERPTATNYDHVAVVVEESAEAIESELEAAGVEVEKTLDSPLGATGEAGAVYVRDPFGYRVELKARV, via the coding sequence GTGAACGCACGCCACATCGACCACGTCAACCTCCGTATCCCCGAGGACGGCGCCGCAGACGCCCGCGAGTTCTACGGGGAGAAGCTCGGGTTCGGGATCGAGGACGCGCTGTACGCGGCCGACGAGAAGCCGTTCTTCGACGTGCGGCTCTCCGCGACCGCGGTGATCCACCTGTGGCCGACCGACGAGTTCGAGCGGCCGACGGCGACGAACTACGACCACGTCGCGGTCGTCGTCGAGGAGTCGGCCGAGGCCATCGAGTCCGAACTGGAAGCGGCCGGCGTCGAGGTCGAGAAGACGCTCGACTCGCCGCTCGGCGCGACCGGCGAGGCGGGCGCGGTGTACGTGAGGGACCCGTTCGGCTACCGGGTGGAACTGAAGGCGCGGGTGTGA
- the ilvD gene encoding dihydroxy-acid dehydratase, with translation MSEQQPRSDDDERRRRRADTDRFAGGKDEELRSREVTEGPDKAPHRAMFRAMGFDDEDLSSPIIGVPNPAADITPCNVHLDDVADAALDGIDAAGGMPIEFGTITISDAISMGTEGMKASLISREVIADSVELVSFGERMDALVTVAGCDKNLPGMMMAAIRTDLPSVFLYGGSIMPGQHDGRDVTIVQVFEGVGTYAQGDMDADELDDLERHACPGAGSCGGMFTANTMASLSEALGLAPLGSASPPAEDEERYAVAERAGELAMDCIENDRRPSDILTRESFENAIAAQTAMGGSTNAVLHLLALAGEADVDLSIEDFDEISRRTPKIANLQPGGSRVMNDLHEIGGVPVVLRRLLEADLLHGDAMTVTGRTLAEEIAELEERGDLPADDDIEADFLYTVDDPKEEEGAIKILDGNLAPDGSVLKVTGDDEFYHEGPARVFENEEDAMEYVQSGDIESGDVIVIRNEGPRGGPGMREMLGVTAAVVGAGHEDDVALLTDGRFSGGTRGPMIGHVAPEAAAGGPIGLLEDGDHVTVDIPERDLTVDLSDEELDQRREGWEAPEPPYEGGILAKYGRDFASAADGAVTNPRLTRDL, from the coding sequence ATGAGCGAACAGCAGCCGAGATCCGACGACGACGAACGGCGTCGTCGCCGGGCGGACACGGACCGATTCGCCGGCGGGAAAGACGAGGAACTGCGGAGCCGCGAGGTGACCGAGGGACCGGACAAGGCGCCGCACCGCGCGATGTTCCGCGCGATGGGGTTCGACGACGAGGACCTCTCCTCGCCCATCATCGGCGTGCCGAACCCCGCGGCCGACATCACCCCGTGTAACGTCCACCTCGACGACGTGGCGGACGCCGCGCTCGACGGCATCGACGCCGCGGGCGGGATGCCCATCGAGTTCGGGACGATCACCATCTCGGACGCCATCTCGATGGGGACCGAGGGGATGAAGGCGAGCCTCATCTCGCGGGAGGTCATCGCGGACTCCGTCGAACTCGTCTCCTTCGGGGAGCGCATGGACGCCCTCGTGACCGTCGCGGGCTGCGACAAGAACCTCCCCGGGATGATGATGGCCGCGATCCGGACGGACCTCCCCAGCGTCTTCCTCTACGGCGGCTCGATAATGCCCGGACAGCACGACGGCCGCGACGTGACGATCGTCCAGGTGTTCGAGGGCGTCGGCACGTACGCGCAGGGCGACATGGACGCCGACGAACTCGACGATCTGGAGCGGCACGCCTGCCCCGGCGCCGGCTCCTGCGGCGGCATGTTCACCGCGAACACGATGGCGTCGCTCTCGGAGGCGCTCGGGCTGGCGCCGCTCGGCTCGGCCTCCCCGCCCGCCGAGGACGAGGAGCGCTACGCGGTCGCGGAGCGCGCGGGCGAGCTGGCGATGGACTGCATCGAGAACGACCGCCGGCCCTCCGACATCCTCACGCGGGAGTCGTTCGAGAACGCGATCGCGGCCCAGACCGCGATGGGCGGCTCGACGAACGCGGTGCTCCACCTGCTCGCGCTCGCGGGCGAGGCGGACGTCGACCTCTCGATCGAGGACTTCGACGAGATATCGCGGCGCACCCCGAAGATCGCGAACCTCCAGCCCGGCGGGAGCCGCGTGATGAACGACCTCCACGAGATCGGCGGCGTGCCGGTCGTGCTTCGGCGCCTGCTGGAGGCCGACCTGCTCCACGGCGACGCGATGACCGTGACGGGCCGGACGCTCGCGGAGGAGATCGCGGAACTGGAGGAGCGGGGCGACCTGCCGGCCGACGACGATATCGAGGCCGACTTCCTCTACACCGTCGACGACCCCAAGGAGGAGGAGGGCGCCATCAAGATCCTCGACGGCAACCTCGCGCCGGACGGCTCGGTGCTGAAGGTGACCGGCGACGACGAGTTCTACCACGAGGGGCCCGCCCGCGTGTTCGAGAACGAGGAGGACGCGATGGAGTACGTCCAGTCGGGCGATATCGAGTCCGGGGACGTGATCGTCATCCGCAACGAGGGGCCCCGGGGCGGGCCCGGGATGCGCGAGATGCTCGGCGTCACCGCCGCCGTCGTGGGCGCGGGCCACGAGGACGACGTGGCGCTGCTCACCGATGGTCGCTTCTCGGGCGGTACCCGCGGCCCGATGATCGGGCACGTCGCGCCCGAGGCCGCCGCGGGCGGCCCGATCGGCCTCCTCGAGGACGGCGACCACGTCACCGTCGACATCCCCGAGCGCGACCTGACGGTCGACCTCTCCGACGAGGAACTCGACCAGCGGCGCGAGGGATGGGAGGCGCCCGAACCGCCCTACGAGGGCGGCATCCTCGCGAAGTACGGCCGCGACTTCGCCTCCGCCGCTGACGGCGCGGTGACGAACCCGCGGCTCACGCGCGACTTATAA
- a CDS encoding NYN domain-containing protein, whose product MDRGEGPEGEPTDDGVTDTDGVTDVDAGGVALFVDGPNVLREEFDVDLDDVRRAGEAEGPLVTTRLYLDEHATPGLIQAAEARGFEVVVTSGDVDVKLAVDAARFAAEGRMDTLAIASRDTDFKPVVETANGYGIRTLAIAPGEFGRSDALRNAANGSVTLDGDESEAAESDDGDAEAESASTR is encoded by the coding sequence ATGGACCGAGGCGAGGGGCCAGAGGGCGAGCCGACCGATGACGGCGTGACGGACACGGACGGCGTCACGGACGTAGACGCCGGCGGCGTGGCGCTGTTCGTCGACGGCCCGAACGTGTTGCGCGAGGAGTTCGACGTCGACTTAGACGACGTACGCCGGGCGGGCGAGGCCGAGGGACCGCTCGTGACGACCCGCCTGTACCTCGACGAACACGCGACGCCGGGCCTCATTCAGGCCGCGGAGGCGCGCGGCTTCGAGGTCGTGGTCACGAGCGGCGACGTGGACGTGAAGCTCGCGGTTGACGCCGCGCGGTTCGCGGCCGAGGGCCGGATGGACACCCTCGCGATCGCCTCGCGCGACACGGACTTCAAGCCGGTCGTCGAGACCGCGAACGGCTACGGGATCCGAACGCTCGCCATCGCCCCCGGCGAGTTCGGGCGCTCGGACGCGCTCCGGAACGCCGCCAACGGCTCCGTGACGCTCGACGGCGACGAGAGCGAAGCGGCGGAAAGCGATGACGGTGACGCGGAGGCCGAATCGGCCTCGACGCGATAG
- a CDS encoding S26 family signal peptidase, producing MSSPRPDRTGAVAPAIVILLAAVLLGALVGTWPPFVAVESGSMTPGVERGDLVVVTATDREPWGDLSTAADPDAPTRLGETGDVVVYTVPGGGERPVFHRLAFPVDAGEDWTERADPTLLSGDCAELTTCPAPYDGYVTRGDANDLYDQSAGIAPVVPEEWIAGKALFAVPNLGWIRVGIDAAAARYGGVATGVVLVGSAGLAGGVGALLVGRIRRDKGR from the coding sequence GTGAGCAGTCCCCGTCCCGATCGCACCGGCGCGGTCGCCCCAGCGATCGTGATTCTCCTCGCCGCGGTCCTGCTCGGCGCGCTCGTCGGGACGTGGCCGCCGTTCGTCGCGGTCGAGAGCGGCAGCATGACGCCCGGCGTCGAGCGCGGCGACCTCGTCGTCGTCACGGCGACCGACCGCGAGCCGTGGGGCGACCTCTCGACTGCGGCCGACCCGGACGCGCCGACGCGGCTCGGTGAGACCGGCGACGTGGTCGTCTACACCGTGCCGGGCGGCGGTGAGCGGCCGGTGTTCCACCGCTTGGCGTTCCCCGTCGACGCGGGCGAGGATTGGACCGAGCGCGCTGACCCGACGCTCCTCTCTGGCGACTGCGCGGAGTTAACGACGTGTCCCGCGCCGTACGACGGATACGTCACGCGCGGCGACGCGAACGACCTGTACGACCAGAGCGCGGGCATCGCGCCGGTCGTCCCCGAGGAGTGGATCGCCGGCAAGGCGCTGTTCGCGGTGCCGAACCTCGGTTGGATCCGGGTGGGGATCGACGCGGCCGCCGCGCGGTACGGCGGGGTCGCGACCGGGGTCGTCCTCGTCGGCAGCGCGGGACTCGCGGGGGGCGTCGGCGCGCTGCTCGTGGGACGGATTCGGCGGGACAAAGGGCGGTGA
- a CDS encoding transposase: MGSLAVYGEEEVTNGRVAVDYVLGDYQKSYLDDDDYEKRMGTLHYREDEDAFYLHVVIKKEVEERDGDKVLGVDLNLKNVAVTSTGSFYDGGELLWGQNHHFRVRRSLQHKGTRSAKQVLRRLSGRENRFVLNRLHTISRRIVEEADSHDCSYIAVERLTHIRERMDNPNDQVKRQMHNWAFRELQEMLAYKASEYGIRVEQIPPAFTSQTCSKCGHQSSTNRDSKTGWFECNDCGYSVDGDYNASKNIGLKLLTLPEGKRPSGLGDGHLALKSGMLNGNGNYTAYDISSSDRESTDKPTTSVVGR, from the coding sequence GTGGGAAGCCTCGCCGTTTACGGCGAGGAGGAGGTCACCAACGGTCGGGTTGCCGTGGACTACGTTCTCGGAGACTACCAAAAGTCCTACCTCGATGATGACGACTACGAGAAGCGGATGGGAACGCTCCACTACCGCGAAGACGAGGATGCGTTTTACCTCCACGTCGTCATCAAAAAAGAGGTCGAAGAACGAGATGGTGACAAGGTTCTGGGCGTGGATTTGAACCTCAAGAACGTCGCTGTGACCAGCACAGGGTCGTTCTACGATGGTGGCGAACTACTGTGGGGGCAGAACCACCACTTCCGCGTGCGTCGTAGCCTTCAGCACAAAGGCACTCGCTCCGCCAAGCAGGTACTCCGGCGACTGTCGGGGCGAGAAAATCGCTTCGTGCTGAATCGCCTGCACACCATTTCTCGACGTATCGTGGAGGAAGCAGACAGTCACGACTGTTCGTACATCGCCGTCGAACGCTTGACTCACATCCGCGAGCGGATGGACAACCCGAACGACCAAGTGAAGCGCCAGATGCACAACTGGGCGTTCCGCGAACTCCAGGAAATGCTTGCGTATAAGGCCAGTGAGTACGGGATTCGCGTTGAGCAGATACCGCCTGCGTTTACGAGTCAAACTTGCTCGAAGTGTGGGCATCAGTCCAGTACGAACCGCGATAGCAAGACTGGGTGGTTCGAGTGTAACGACTGTGGGTACTCGGTTGACGGCGACTACAACGCCTCAAAAAACATCGGTTTGAAACTTCTAACTTTACCGGAGGGCAAACGTCCCTCTGGGTTGGGCGACGGTCATCTCGCCCTCAAGTCCGGGATGCTGAACGGGAACGGCAATTACACTGCCTACGACATTTCGTCGTCAGACCGGGAGTCCACGGACAAACCCACGACTTCAGTCGTGGGTCGATGA